A window of Gasterosteus aculeatus chromosome 9, fGasAcu3.hap1.1, whole genome shotgun sequence contains these coding sequences:
- the tmc6b gene encoding transmembrane channel-like protein 6b isoform X2, translating to MVQRVNFVLDHLLIESELESPVDEEGVHDSFSRLIAEQRDHGGASDAVELQQLQRQLHEEDPYDVASLSSPGHVFRDRRQGQRNVGREEDVNLGDSLLGERWSSATMRVLSSMPSRTIGRSRGAIISQYYNRTMQLRRRRQSRPAIRDFPHSARPSIRGYGIEVDTTDAEVSKRDRLVNNLQNLSVGDRIRMLRAMPLNLTEKRNLRQSTLHQGKNPISASHIPCCSQLKYYIIIGARQSWYSWLSFLHSLQLWQVPLKRVSGRFGTGVLSYFLFLKTLLFFNFFLFLVTGAFLVLPQAIHPPVLPAERRSFVGLELLTGAGYFSDTVMYYGYYCNYTLSSSCRDEDGGQNVSLSNGTRPDCTSKRLSYNMPLAYFSTIGVSFFITCIILVYSMSKSFGRSFRIDNSHSILAMKVLCSWDFKVIKKSSVKLMSENICTQVKELLAEVNHKHVKNTGCQKLWRMMVHGLAWAICIASTTACVLAIYYFSDKMHQRSSRATQQPLLDEASLLALPVVVSLINLLLPGLFNLAAWMEDYDSPSVRTYVAIGRNLMLKVSVLGVLCYHWLGRVAADPNIKRTCWESFVGQELYRFLLVEFIFTLLDTLFGEFLWRLFSEKVLKRRRKPVFDIARNVLELIYGQTLAWLGVLFTPLLPAVQICKLLLLFYIKMSSVMMNCQAPRKPYRVSQMTTVFITLLCFPSFLGASVCVTYTMWSLTPSSSCGPFRELKTMFQAGKRWVEALEKDNPNLSVLARAHSYLVENPFFLFVGAGIFLVVIYFHSQVVDGQRKIIALLQEQIENEGEDKKFLITRLQSIHERRKTPAQRLTSQESR from the exons ATGGTTCAGCGTGTCAACTTTGTCCTGGACCACCTGCTCATTGAATCTGAACTGGA GAGCCCCGTGGACGAGGAAGGCGTCCACGACTCGTTCAGTCGGCTGATCGCGGAGCAGAGGGACCATGGAGGAGCCTCTGACGctgtggagctgcagcagctgcagagacaaCTGCACGAGGAGGATCCAT ACGATGTGGCCTCCTTGTCCAGCCCTGGGCACGTGTTCAGGGACAGGAGGCAGGGACAGAGGAAcgtgggaagggaggaggatgtAAACCTGGGAGACTCCCTCCTAGGCGAACGTTGGTCCTCAGCAACCATGAGGGTCCTGTCCTCCATGCCCAGTCGCACCATCG GTCGCAGCAGGGGAGCCATCATCTCTCAGTACTACAACAGGACCATGCAGCTCCGGAGACGCAGGCAGAGCAGACCCGCCATCCGGGACTTCCCCCACTCCGCCCGGCCCAGCATACGAGGCTACGGCATCGAGGTCGACACTACGGACGCAGAGG TGAGTAAGCGGGATCGTTTGGTGAACAACCTTCAGAACCTGTCGGTGGGCGACAGAATCCGGATGCTCAGAGCGATGCCTCTCAATTTAACTGAGAAGAGGAATCTCCG cCAGTCAACTTTACATCAGGGGAAAAACCCAATCTCTGCCAGTCACATCCCCTGTTGCAGTCAACTCAAATATTACATCATCATT gGTGCCAGACAGAGCTGGTACAGCTGGCTGTCCTTCCTGCACTCCCTCCAGCTGTGGCAAGTGCCGCTGAAGAGAGTGAGCGGGCGTTTCGGCACCGGCGTCCTCTCGTACTTCCTGTTCCTTAAGACCCTGctcttcttcaacttcttcctcttcctggtgACGGGGGCCTTCTTGGTGCTGCCCCAGGCGATACACCCTCCCGTGCTGCCCGCGGAGAGACGCTCCTTCGTCGGACTGGAGCTCCTCACCGGAGCG GGCTACTTCTCGGACACAGTGATGTACTATGGGTACTACTGTAACTACACACTGAGTAGCAGCTGCAGGGATGAAGATGGAGGCCAGAACGTCTCCTTGTCCAATGGAACCAGGCCGGACTGCACGTCCAAGCGCCTCTCGTACAACATGCCGCTCGCGTACTTCTCCACCATCGGAGTCTCTTTCTTCATCACGTGTATCATCCTTGTGTACAG CATGTCCAAGTCGTTTGGTCGGAGCTTCAGAATCGACAACTCTCACAGTATTTTGGCCATGAAGGTCCTCTGCTCCTGGGACTTCAAGGTCATTAAGAAATCCTCTGTCAAACTCATGTCTGAGAACATCTGCACCCAGGTCAAG GAGCTGCTAGCGGAGGTGAATCATAAGCATGTCAAGAACACTGGGTGCCAGAAGCTGTGGAGAATGATGGTTCATGGCCTGGCCTGGGCTATCTGCATAGCGAGCACCACCGCCTGTGTGCTCGCTATTTACTACTTCTCTGATAAAATGCATCAG CGAAGTTCTCGTGCCACCCAGCAGCCCTTGTTGGACGAGGCCAGCCTGCTGGCTCTCCCTGTGGTCGTCTCCCTCAtcaacctgctgctgcccggcctGTTCAACCTGGCAGCCTGGATGGAGGACTACGACTCGCCGTCAGTACGCACATATGTCGCCATCGGCAG AAACTTGATGTTAAAAGTAAGCGTGCTGGGAGTCCTGTGCTACCACTGGCTGGGTCGTGTGGCTGCGGACCCTAACATTAAGCGGACG TGCTGGGAGAGTTTTGTGGGCCAGGAGCTTTATCGTTTCCTTCTCGTGGAGTTTATCTTCACTCTACTGGACACcttgtttggggagtttcttTGGag gTTGTTTTCTGAGAAGgtgctgaagaggaggaggaagcccgTGTTTGATATCGCCAGGAACGTCCTTGAGCTCATCTATGGACAGACATTGGCCTG GTTGGGCGTTCTCTTcactcctctccttcctgcagTGCAGATTTGCAAACTCCTGCTACTATTCTACATTAAAATG AGCAGCGTGATGATGAACTGTCAGGCCCCCAGGAAGCCCTACAGGGTCAGCCAGATGACAACCGTCTTCATCACTCTCCTCTgcttcccctccttcctcggggcctctgtgtgtgtcacatacACCATgtggag CCTCACGCCCTCCTCATCGTGCGGTCCGTTCCGCGAGCTCAAAACGATGTTCCAGGCGGGGAAGCGGTGGGTGGAAGCACTAGAAAAAGACAATCCCAACCTCTCCGTGCTGGCCAGGGCTCACTCGTACCTGGTGGAAAACCCTTTCTTCCTGTTTGTGGGAGCAGGCATCTTCCT GGTTGTCATCTACTTCCACAGTCAGGTGGTGGACGGTCAAAGGAAGATTATCGCATTGCTACAGGAACAGATAGAAAAC GAGGGAGAGGATAAGAAGTTTCTAATCACTCGCCTCCAGTCCATCCACGAAAGGAGAAAAACTCCTGCTCAAAGACTCACCAGTCAG GAGTCCCGGTGA
- the tmc8 gene encoding transmembrane channel-like protein 7, translating to MGEHKAVNFMRLLSEESTVSSASSDSCEYYQTEIFDQLPSIQASRPEQDRQALWGASEPHQGGPEAAERIGHDHLSRGPKDKAFTEPLRNLVMCIQGKRGARDRRKMQISNIGFWESWRRSQSINRKRVWGQMGGALSGLLPWQHTLHAIEGRFGVGVKAYFVFLRYLVYLNLLHCALVGGFILGPTAFYGRSKSSGPLRFGGNDSVLDFFLGSGYLDRSPVFFGFYTRGSLNLQCLNTPLLYLAGMFLILILSLILVVRRTTVGYKHTWMLGKRYSTNVSYKIFSGWDFTIQDPSAAILKHSFIRNDLKLFLEEESFSLREAQRTVGQAVRLYLLRFVLNLLVLSLLAGAFYLIYYAAKTSQKKSGDYWLVSLVLEYLPPITITFVNLVLPHIFRTISSFEDYSFTMQVNATLVRSVFLKLASLGIYLYLILTTTEPHQNPSRCRENVFGREMYKLCIFNFLATFCSTFLLNYPWKLLQETYPSSPLVRLLGKQRFLIPFKVLDLVHSQTVSWVGVYYCPLLPLIGTVTLMATFYIQKFTVLRCCVAEQRMFRGSSSSVLFHFMLLLGLLMAATTLGFNIYQQEATPDKSSCGPFGNGETVFNVTGVCMNSLPGPAQSALRYLTSEAFALPLILAEIIILTSYVSRGQANQKAIERLKDMLVMSSSDKRFLVKQHATGLKRQRKPQRVCPTAIEEDSAPS from the exons ATGGGGGAGCACAAGGCTGTCAACTTCATGAGACTCCTGTCAG AGGAAAGCACTGTTTCCAGCGCGTCGTCGGACTCCTGTGAGTACTACCAGACCGAGATATTTGATCAGCTGCCCAGCATCCAGGCCAGCCGGCCCGAGCAGGACAGGCAGGCTCTCTGGGGAGCCAGCGAGCCCCACCAGGGTGGCCCAGAAGCAGCGGAGAGGATCGGCCATGACCACCTGTCCAGAGGACCCAAAGACAAAGCCTTTACAGAGCCGCTCAGGAACCTGGTCATGTGCATTCAGGGGAAGAGAGGCGCCAG GGATAGAAGGAAGATGCAAATCAGCAACATTGGTTTCTGGGAGTCCTGGAGGCGGAGCCAAAGCATAAACAGGAAGAGGGTTTGGGGGCAAATGGGAGGAGCTCTATCaggcctgttgccatggcagcacaCGCTCCACGCCATCGAAG GCAGGTTCGGAGTTGGCGTGAAGGCTTACTTTGTGTTCCTCAGATACCTGGTTTACTTAAACCTACTTCACTGTGCTCTTGTCGGGGGTTTCATTCTGGGGCCTACAGCATTTTATGGCAGGAGCAAAAGCAGTG GGCCTTTGAGGTTTGGAGGCAACGACTCGGTTTTGGATTTCTTCCTGGGATCG GGTTACCTGGATCGTTCTCCGGTCTTCTTCGGTTTTTACACCCGTGGTTCCCTGAATTTGCAGTGCTTGAATACGCCTCTGCTATACCTCGCTGGAATgttcctcatcctcatcctcagtcTCATCCTGGTGGTCCGTCG AACGACGGTTGGCTACAAGCACACCTGGATGCTCGGGAAGCGTTACAGTACTAACGTGAGCTACAAGATCTTCAGTGGTTGGGACTTCACCATCCAGGACCCTTCTGCTGCCATTCTAAAACACAGCTTCATCAGAAACGACCTCAAG CTctttctggaggaggagagtttCTCTCTGCGAGAGGCTCAGAGGACAGTTGGACAGGCGGTGCGTCTCTACCTGCTCCGGTTTGTCCTCAACCTGCTGGTTCTGTCCCTGCTGGCCGGAGCCTTCTATCTCATCTACTATGCCGCCAAAACATCCCAGAAGAAG AGTGGGGACTACTGGCTGGTCAGCCTGGTCCTGGAGTACCTCCCTCCCATCACCATCACCTTTGTCAACCTGGTCCTGCCTCACATTTTCCGAACGATCTCTTCTTTTGAGGACTATTCTTTTACCATGCAGGTCAATGCCACGCTTGTGAG GAGCGTCTTCTTGAAGCTGGCCTCGCTTGGGATCTACTTATATCTCATCCTCACAACTACAGAGCCTCATCAA AATCCTTCTCGCTGCAGGGAGAACGTGTTTGGTAGAGAGATGTACAAACTGTGCATCTTCAACTTCCTTGCCACTTTCTGCAGCACGTTTCTCTTGAACTACCCCTGGAA GCTGCTGCAGGAGACGTACCCCTCATCCCCGCTGGTCCGGCTTTTAGGGAAACAACGATTCCTGATCCCTTTCAAAGTGTTGGATCTTGTGCACAGTCAGACAGTGTCCTGGGTGGGAGTCTACTACTGCCCTCTGCTGCCTCTGATCGGAACCGTCACACTGATGGCCACCTTCTACATCCAAAAG TTCACTGTCCTGCGGTGCTGTGTGGCAGAGCAGAGGATGTTTCGAGGTTCCAGCTCCTCTGTGTTATTCCACTTCATGTTGCTGCTCGGCCTCCTAATGGCTGCAACCACGCTGGGCTTTAACATTTACCAACAAGAAGCCACACCCGACAA GTCCTCCTGTGGTCCATTTGGAAATGGAGAAACTGTATTTAATGTGACAGGAGTGTGTATGAACAGCCTCCCAGGCCCGGCACAGAGCGCGCTGCGGTACCTGACCTCTGAGGCCTTCGCCCTGCCGCTCATACTCGCTGAGAT TATAATCCTAACCTCATATGTGTCACGGGGACAAGCCAATCAGAAGGCCATCGAGAGACTGAAAGATATGCTGGTTATG AGCAGCTCAGATAAGCGTTTCCTGGTTAAACAGCATGCCACGGGGCTCAAACGTCAGAGAAAACCCCAAAGAGTCTGTCCTACGGCCATCGAAGAGGACTCCGCCCCCtcctga
- the notum1b gene encoding inactive palmitoleoyl-protein carboxylesterase notum1b, giving the protein MQSRSAPGCWAGRSAARSCLLLLLIHTSAQVGERSPNGGRAQSRRAQHQQQLLAHRERVDGAESFPLDFTAVEGNMDNFMVQIKNLAQSLYPCSAQKLDQDMKLHFLKNATVTCNDGSSAGYYIKESKGSKRWLLFLEGGWYCFNRQSCDSRYETVRRLMSSTKWPQTRTGTGILSPQPEENPHWWNANVVFIPYCSSDVWSGNTPKTNHSDYAFMGSLIIQEVVNELLTKGLDNAKVLLLTGSSAGGTGVLLNVDRVAEQLESHRGVQVRGLVDSGWFLDNKQYKFTDCLDTISCDPTEAIKRGIRYWGGLVPESCRQVHVGEEWNCFFGYKVFPTLKSPVFVVQWLFDEAQLTADNVHLTGQPVNEGQWRYIQNLGQELRSTLRQVPAVFSPACLSHELITRTYWTDIQVKGTSLPRALHCWDRSLQGNNHVNGSKRAHGTPPARGCPLHLMDSCPWPHCNPSCPTIRDQLTGQEMSVIQFLKHMGFDVQKMAQQQGMDPRELLGMLSNGS; this is encoded by the exons ATGCAGAGCCGTAGTGCGCCGGGGTGCTGGGCCGGTCGGTCCGCGGCGCGCTCCTGCTTGCTGCTGCTCTTGATCCACACGAGCGCACAAGTGGGGGAGAGGAGCCCAAACGGCGGTCGGGCGCAAAGTCGGCGAgcgcagcaccagcagcagctgctggcgCACAGGGAGCGGGTGGATGGAGCAGAGAGCTTCCCGTTGGACTTCACGGCCGTGGAGGGCAACATGGACAACTTCATGGTACAGATAAAGAACTTGGCGCAGTCGCTGTACCCGTGCTCTGCGCAGAAGCTGGATCAAGACATGAAGTTGCACTTTTTGAAGAACGCAACCGTGACTTGCAACGACGGGTCATCAGCGGG GTACTACATCAAGGAGTCTAAAGGCAGCAAGAGGTGGCTGCTGTTCTTAGAAG gTGGATGGTACTGTTTTAACAGGCAGTCCTGTGACAGCAGGTATGAGACAGTGAGAAGACTGATGAGCTCCACCAAGTGGCCGCAAACCAGAACGG GAACAGGAATCCTGTCTCCTCAGCCGGAGGAAAACCCTCACTGGTGGAACGCCAACGTGGT CTTCATCCCGTACTGCTCCAGTGACGTGTGGAGCGGAAACACACCGAAGACCAATCACA GTGACTATGCGTTCATGGGGTCTCTGATCATTCAGGAGGTGGTGAATGAGCTGCTGACAAAAGGTCTGGACAACGCTAAGGTCCTGcttctgacaggaagcag TGCGGGCGGTACAGGTGTCCTGCTGAACGTGGACCGCGTTGCGGAGCAGCTGGAGTCGCACCGCGGGGTGCAGGTCAGGGGCCTGGTTGACTCCGGGTGGTTCCTAGACAACAAACAGTACAAGTTCACGGACTGCCTGGACACCATCAGCTGTGACCCCACTGAGGCCATCAAGAGAGGCATCAG GTATTGGGGCGGTTTGGTGCCAGAGAGCTGCAGACAGGTCCACGTGGGAGAAGAGTGGAACTGTTTCTTTGGATATAAAGTCTTCCCCACGTTAAAAA GCCCGGTGTTTGTGGTGCAGTGGCTGTTTGACGAGGCCCAGCTGACGGCTGACAACGTCCACCTGACCGGGCAGCCGGTCAACGAGGGCCAGTGGAGATACATACAGAACCTGGGACAGGAGCTGAGGAGCACGCTGCGCCAAGTACC GGCGGTGTTTTCTCCGGCCTGTCTGTCGCATGAACTCATTACTAGAAC CTACTGGACGGACATTCAGGTGAAAGGCACCTCTCTGCCCAGAGCCCTCCACTGCTGGGACCGAAGCCTCCAAGGCAACAACCACGTCAACGGCAGCAAACGAGCCCACGGGACGCCCCCGGCCAGGGGTTGCCCACTGCATTTGATGGACAGCTGCCCGTGGCCTCACTGCAATCCCTCCTGCCCGACCATTCGTGACCAGCTGACGGGACAGGAGATGAGCGTCATCCAGTTCCTGAAGCACATGGGCTTCGACGTGCAGAAGATGGCCCAGCAGCAGGGGATGGACCCCAGGGAGCTGCTGGGCATGCTCAGTAACGGGAGCTGA
- the tmc6b gene encoding transmembrane channel-like protein 6b isoform X1 gives MVQRVNFVLDHLLIESELESPVDEEGVHDSFSRLIAEQRDHGGASDAVELQQLQRQLHEEDPYDVASLSSPGHVFRDRRQGQRNVGREEDVNLGDSLLGERWSSATMRVLSSMPSRTIGRSRGAIISQYYNRTMQLRRRRQSRPAIRDFPHSARPSIRGYGIEVDTTDAEVSKRDRLVNNLQNLSVGDRIRMLRAMPLNLTEKRNLRQSTLHQGKNPISASHIPCCSQLKYYIIIGARQSWYSWLSFLHSLQLWQVPLKRVSGRFGTGVLSYFLFLKTLLFFNFFLFLVTGAFLVLPQAIHPPVLPAERRSFVGLELLTGAGYFSDTVMYYGYYCNYTLSSSCRDEDGGQNVSLSNGTRPDCTSKRLSYNMPLAYFSTIGVSFFITCIILVYSMSKSFGRSFRIDNSHSILAMKVLCSWDFKVIKKSSVKLMSENICTQVKELLAEVNHKHVKNTGCQKLWRMMVHGLAWAICIASTTACVLAIYYFSDKMHQNLQRSSRATQQPLLDEASLLALPVVVSLINLLLPGLFNLAAWMEDYDSPSVRTYVAIGRNLMLKVSVLGVLCYHWLGRVAADPNIKRTCWESFVGQELYRFLLVEFIFTLLDTLFGEFLWRLFSEKVLKRRRKPVFDIARNVLELIYGQTLAWLGVLFTPLLPAVQICKLLLLFYIKMSSVMMNCQAPRKPYRVSQMTTVFITLLCFPSFLGASVCVTYTMWSLTPSSSCGPFRELKTMFQAGKRWVEALEKDNPNLSVLARAHSYLVENPFFLFVGAGIFLVVIYFHSQVVDGQRKIIALLQEQIENEGEDKKFLITRLQSIHERRKTPAQRLTSQESR, from the exons ATGGTTCAGCGTGTCAACTTTGTCCTGGACCACCTGCTCATTGAATCTGAACTGGA GAGCCCCGTGGACGAGGAAGGCGTCCACGACTCGTTCAGTCGGCTGATCGCGGAGCAGAGGGACCATGGAGGAGCCTCTGACGctgtggagctgcagcagctgcagagacaaCTGCACGAGGAGGATCCAT ACGATGTGGCCTCCTTGTCCAGCCCTGGGCACGTGTTCAGGGACAGGAGGCAGGGACAGAGGAAcgtgggaagggaggaggatgtAAACCTGGGAGACTCCCTCCTAGGCGAACGTTGGTCCTCAGCAACCATGAGGGTCCTGTCCTCCATGCCCAGTCGCACCATCG GTCGCAGCAGGGGAGCCATCATCTCTCAGTACTACAACAGGACCATGCAGCTCCGGAGACGCAGGCAGAGCAGACCCGCCATCCGGGACTTCCCCCACTCCGCCCGGCCCAGCATACGAGGCTACGGCATCGAGGTCGACACTACGGACGCAGAGG TGAGTAAGCGGGATCGTTTGGTGAACAACCTTCAGAACCTGTCGGTGGGCGACAGAATCCGGATGCTCAGAGCGATGCCTCTCAATTTAACTGAGAAGAGGAATCTCCG cCAGTCAACTTTACATCAGGGGAAAAACCCAATCTCTGCCAGTCACATCCCCTGTTGCAGTCAACTCAAATATTACATCATCATT gGTGCCAGACAGAGCTGGTACAGCTGGCTGTCCTTCCTGCACTCCCTCCAGCTGTGGCAAGTGCCGCTGAAGAGAGTGAGCGGGCGTTTCGGCACCGGCGTCCTCTCGTACTTCCTGTTCCTTAAGACCCTGctcttcttcaacttcttcctcttcctggtgACGGGGGCCTTCTTGGTGCTGCCCCAGGCGATACACCCTCCCGTGCTGCCCGCGGAGAGACGCTCCTTCGTCGGACTGGAGCTCCTCACCGGAGCG GGCTACTTCTCGGACACAGTGATGTACTATGGGTACTACTGTAACTACACACTGAGTAGCAGCTGCAGGGATGAAGATGGAGGCCAGAACGTCTCCTTGTCCAATGGAACCAGGCCGGACTGCACGTCCAAGCGCCTCTCGTACAACATGCCGCTCGCGTACTTCTCCACCATCGGAGTCTCTTTCTTCATCACGTGTATCATCCTTGTGTACAG CATGTCCAAGTCGTTTGGTCGGAGCTTCAGAATCGACAACTCTCACAGTATTTTGGCCATGAAGGTCCTCTGCTCCTGGGACTTCAAGGTCATTAAGAAATCCTCTGTCAAACTCATGTCTGAGAACATCTGCACCCAGGTCAAG GAGCTGCTAGCGGAGGTGAATCATAAGCATGTCAAGAACACTGGGTGCCAGAAGCTGTGGAGAATGATGGTTCATGGCCTGGCCTGGGCTATCTGCATAGCGAGCACCACCGCCTGTGTGCTCGCTATTTACTACTTCTCTGATAAAATGCATCAG AACCTCCAGCGAAGTTCTCGTGCCACCCAGCAGCCCTTGTTGGACGAGGCCAGCCTGCTGGCTCTCCCTGTGGTCGTCTCCCTCAtcaacctgctgctgcccggcctGTTCAACCTGGCAGCCTGGATGGAGGACTACGACTCGCCGTCAGTACGCACATATGTCGCCATCGGCAG AAACTTGATGTTAAAAGTAAGCGTGCTGGGAGTCCTGTGCTACCACTGGCTGGGTCGTGTGGCTGCGGACCCTAACATTAAGCGGACG TGCTGGGAGAGTTTTGTGGGCCAGGAGCTTTATCGTTTCCTTCTCGTGGAGTTTATCTTCACTCTACTGGACACcttgtttggggagtttcttTGGag gTTGTTTTCTGAGAAGgtgctgaagaggaggaggaagcccgTGTTTGATATCGCCAGGAACGTCCTTGAGCTCATCTATGGACAGACATTGGCCTG GTTGGGCGTTCTCTTcactcctctccttcctgcagTGCAGATTTGCAAACTCCTGCTACTATTCTACATTAAAATG AGCAGCGTGATGATGAACTGTCAGGCCCCCAGGAAGCCCTACAGGGTCAGCCAGATGACAACCGTCTTCATCACTCTCCTCTgcttcccctccttcctcggggcctctgtgtgtgtcacatacACCATgtggag CCTCACGCCCTCCTCATCGTGCGGTCCGTTCCGCGAGCTCAAAACGATGTTCCAGGCGGGGAAGCGGTGGGTGGAAGCACTAGAAAAAGACAATCCCAACCTCTCCGTGCTGGCCAGGGCTCACTCGTACCTGGTGGAAAACCCTTTCTTCCTGTTTGTGGGAGCAGGCATCTTCCT GGTTGTCATCTACTTCCACAGTCAGGTGGTGGACGGTCAAAGGAAGATTATCGCATTGCTACAGGAACAGATAGAAAAC GAGGGAGAGGATAAGAAGTTTCTAATCACTCGCCTCCAGTCCATCCACGAAAGGAGAAAAACTCCTGCTCAAAGACTCACCAGTCAG GAGTCCCGGTGA
- the aspscr1 gene encoding tether containing UBX domain for GLUT4, translated as MAASGTAVTVLTPNGRRQAVKVSSNTPLLQVLEDVCKKHGFNPDEHGLKFQRTAVDLTLPWRFANLPNNAKLEMVTRPRKQAVAESQVRIALQMQDGSRLQGSFSCGQSLWELLTHFPQISGSELSESESTPVCVYMREEVCGEEALKKATLKSLGLTGGNAIVRFLLKKNKVPGQEDAVDTTETAAVPTTAVAKETAPSPSSQPGPAPSCPETATTDVKDKNSGPYRRTEVPTPAPAPCSKLPVQQEEVPNSQDAVRPKIPPVGRGKPEEDGEKAGPSGLNSDPSTPPVAAPSAPFIPFSGGGQRLGGPRGSAAGRSLSSSSSSSSLPALTAAVESPKAKKAKSSHSSLTKPQSNLPDEDMDQGETSLEPVGREPLVYHLDAMSRHSADQRDPPDEFFEVTMDDVRKRFAQLKSERKLLEETPLMTKSLREAQMREKMERYPKVVLRVQFPDRHVLQGFFRPLETVGAVMHFVRSHLQDPQLSFYLFITPPKTILDDPSATLFQADLFPGALVYFGSDAKTDFYMKTDLLESSVSALQANESIASCMQRSPTASSACEGSEEPLPPPEPTEETSGSTLGEADPTAPTRAARPTGSDPGKVPKWLKLPGKK; from the exons ATGGCGGCCAGCGGTACAGCGGTGACGGTTCTCACTCCTAATGGGAGAAGACAAGCAGTCAAAGTGTCCTCAAACACCCCGTTATTACAG GTGCTGGAGGATGTCTGCAAAAAACATGGATTTAACCCTGACGAACACGGTTTAAA GTTTCAGAGGACTGCCGTTGACCTCACGCTGCCTTGGAGGTTCGCCAACCTGCCCAACAATGCAAAACTGGAAATGGTGACAAGACCAAGGAAACAGGCTGTAGCTGAAAGCCAG GTGCGGATTGCACTACAGATGCAGGACGGCTCTCGACTCCAGGGCTCCTTCTCGTGTGGACAGAGTTTGTGGGAACTGCTCACACATTTTCCCCagatcag TGGGTCTGAGTTGTCCGAGTCAGAATccacccctgtgtgtgtttacatgagaGAGGAG gtgtgtggTGAAGAAGCACTTAAGAAAGCCACTCTGAAGTCTCTGGGTCTTACAGGAGGAAATGCCATCGTCCG GTTTTTACTTAAAAAGAACAAAGTACCGGGACAGGAAGACGCCGTAGACACTACTGaaacagctgctgttccaaCCACAGCTGTTGCCAAGGAAACCGCCCCTAGCCCATCATCTCAGCCCGGTCCTGCTCCCTCATGTCCAGAAACGGCAACAACAGACGTGAAAGATAAGAATTCTGGCCCCTATAGGCGAACCGAAGTTCCAACTCCCGCCCCTGCCCCATGCAGCAAACTTCCCGTTCAACAGGAAGAGGTTCCAAACTCGCAGGATGCAGTTCGGCCAAAGATCCCCCCTGTCGGGAGAGGAAAGCCTGAGGAGGATGGCGAGAAAGCAGGGCCATCGGGGCTGAACTCTGACCCATCTACTCCCCCCGTCGCTGCTCCCTCGGCTCCTTTCATCCCCTTCTCTGGAGGTGGACAGCGCCTCGGGGGTCCACGGGGAAGCGCTGCGGGACGCTCTCTATCTtcgtcctcgtcttcctcgtctctgccagctctgactgcagcagtaGAATCACCAAAAGCCAAGAAAGCAAAATCCAGCCACAGTTCTCTCACCAAG CCTCAATCCAATCTGCCAGACGAGGACATGGATCAAGGGGAGACGTCCTTGGAG CCCGTGGGGAGGGAGCCTCTTGTCTACCACCTGGACGCGATGTCCCGACACTCCGCAGACCAGAGAGATCCGCCGGACGAGTTCTTTGAAGTGACGATGGATGACGTGCGGAAGCGCTTCGCCCAGCTGAAGAGCGAGAG gaagctgctggaggagactCCGCTGATGACTAAATCTCTGAGAGAAGCACAGATGAGGGAGAAGATGGAACGATATCCTAAA GTGGTCCTGAGGGTCCAGTTTCCAGACAGGCATGTTCTACAGGGCTTCTTCAGGCCTCTagaaacag TTGGTGCTGTGATGCATTTTGTGAGGAGCCACCTGCAGGACCCTCAACTCAGTTTCTACTTGT TCATCACCCCCCCGAAAACCATCCTGGACGACCCCTCAGCTACACTGTTTCAG GCCGACCTGTTTCCTGGTGCCCTGGTGTACTTTGGATCTGACGCTAAGACAG ATTTTTACATGAAGACGGACCTGCTTGAGTCGTCTGTCTCTGCCTTACAAGCTAATGAGTCCATTGCCAG CTGCATGCAGCGCTCCCCGACGGCCTCCTCCGCCTGTGAAGGCTCAGAGGAGCCGCTGCCCCCTCCGGAGCCCACGGAGGAAACCAGCGGGTCCACGCTGGGCGAGGCAGACCCTACTGCACCCACCCGGGCGGCTAGGCCCACCGGGTCTGACCCGGGAAAGGTGCCCAAGTGGCTCAAGCTTCCAG GTAAGAAATGA